The Candidatus Angelobacter sp. DNA segment GCGCCAGCGCAGAAAGCAATCCGCAGTGTCTGATAACCGCGGACGCTTTTTCGGAATAGAAGGACGGGCCTTTGGTCGGGTTCATGGCGGCAGGGTAAAAAGGACGTTGCGCGAAGTCAACGACGCCGGCCTCTGCGTGCGATCAGGGGGCCGCCATCATTGCACGCCCGATGGGATTGTCACTTGAGGTTTGTGGCCGCATCTGTCCGGAAAAAGCGCCCGACCTAGGGCGTGGCCAGATGATGCGACCGTGCCCGGACATAACTCACGTCCTCGCGGTCGCTCGGCGCCGGATGAGGATTGGACATGAGCCCGGGCGTCGTGGTCCGCAGCGCCGGCTTCTTCCACCGATGCGCTTCGGAATGGCTGTCGGCGAAGGAGAGCACTCCGGTTTTCCGATCGTGAAGAGCACCCGGAGCCGTGAAGAAACTCTGCGTGTTGGAGACGGGGATTTCAAACGGGGTGTAACAAATGCTGAGCGGCTCCGCGTCGATGAACACAAAGAGATCCGACGGCCTGCCAAATTCGGAACCGCGTTTGTAAAACGTCACGGGAGGGACGGGCGCGTACTGCTCCACACCGCCGTTCAGATAATCATTCATCGAATAGCTCCGCAATTTGGGGACGCGCCGGTTCCCCACGGTATAGACGGTCCGTTCCGCGGGACACCTGTACACCGACGCGGCTTTGAGGTACGCGGCGAACGCGGCCCGTTTGGGATCAATCAGCGCGTTCGTGTCGGTGAAGCCCGGAGTGGCTCCGTGGATGGTGCTTTCGACCCAGTTCAATCCGCCTCCCTTGGGCGGAGCCCCGCGCACGTTCGAGGGGAGTCTGGTGTTGTTGTCATCCTGGTAAAAGGTCCAGGTGAGCAGCAATTGCTTGTGATTGTTGAGACAGGCGATCCGCAACGCCTGCGACTTGGCCCTGGCCAGGGCCGGCAGCAACAGGGCGGCAAGAATGGCGATGATGGCGATGACGACCAGCAGCTCAATCAGCGTGAAGCCGCGTCGGTCGGTTGAAACCATGCCGCAGACTGGACGGTTTGATGCATTTAGCCAAGGTCCAAAAGCGCCCTGCCGGCAAAAGGCACCCGGTCCTTTCCGCTCGTGGAACAGGGGAAGCGTTTCGTCGGACTCCTGGAATACTGTGCGTCGGAGATGCCAGGCGCGGGGTCTGGCACGACCTGGAGAGCAATGGGGGTTCACTCCTTCCGGCCATCACCGGCGGCGCCGTTGCCGGCTGAATTTCGCGCCCGAATGAGAGGACGGAATCTGCGGCTGCGCGGGTTGCGACCGGTATTTTTGCGGTTGATTTTGAAAGCGTGATTGCGGGCGCGGGGAGTGACGCTCCTTGGGACGATGGCGGTCGTCGCGTTCCTTTCTTTCTTCGCGGGCCAGCCGGAAATCCACCTGCTTCTTGAAGCTGTCCACGCTGGCAATCTGCACCCGCGCCTGGTCGCCGAGGCGGATCACACGGCGATTGCGCCGTCCGGTCAACTGGCCGCGCGCCTCGTCGAATTCGTAGAAGTCATCCGCGAGGCTGGAGCAGTGAACCAGCCCGCTCATCGCGAGGCCGGGCACATCCACGAAAAAACCGAAGTTGCGCACGTCGGTTACCAGCGCGGGATACACCGGCGGTTTCGCCATCCGCAACTGCGCCTTGAGAAACGCGTACATCTTCACGTCCTTGCTGTCGCGTTCGGCGTCGGCGGAATTGCGTTCCGTGTCGGAGACATGCCCGGCGGTTTCCTCGAGGGAATGCGCCGGTCCCTGGCTCTTTTCAAACAGCGCGCGATGCACCACGAGATCGGCGTAGCGGCGGATCGGCGAGGTGAAGTGCGTGTATCTGGCCTTGGCGAGGCCGTAATGACCGAGCGGTTCGACCGCGTAACGCGCGCGCATCAGTGACCGGAGAAAACCAATCTTCAGCGCCGCCCCGATAGGTATGGTGTCGAGCTTCTGCAACAGCTTCGAGACCTCGGGGCGCCGGGTGAGATTGCCGCACGGGATTTGATGGCTGAGCACGTCTTCGCGAAATTCG contains these protein-coding regions:
- a CDS encoding prepilin-type N-terminal cleavage/methylation domain-containing protein → MVSTDRRGFTLIELLVVIAIIAILAALLLPALARAKSQALRIACLNNHKQLLLTWTFYQDDNNTRLPSNVRGAPPKGGGLNWVESTIHGATPGFTDTNALIDPKRAAFAAYLKAASVYRCPAERTVYTVGNRRVPKLRSYSMNDYLNGGVEQYAPVPPVTFYKRGSEFGRPSDLFVFIDAEPLSICYTPFEIPVSNTQSFFTAPGALHDRKTGVLSFADSHSEAHRWKKPALRTTTPGLMSNPHPAPSDREDVSYVRARSHHLATP